From a single Nostoc sp. MS1 genomic region:
- a CDS encoding sugar porter family MFS transporter: protein MTFTTERRKSNTFYVILIAGAAALGGFLFGFDTAVINGAVAALSKTFNANSVLTGLAVSLALLGSAIGAFYAGKIADRYGRVKAMLVASVLFTISGIGSGIAFTIWDFIFWRLLGGLAVGAASVIAPAYIAECSPSNLRGRLGSLQQLAIVVGIFISLLCDYFIAVTAGSAEAPFLFGIAAWRWMFWTEIPPAVLYGMAALMIPESPRYLVAQGREPEAANVLSKILGGNVMAKIAEIRQTVMRERQPKFSDLLSRSGGLLPIVWVGIGISLLQQFVGINVIFYYSSVLWRAVGFSEKDSLTITVITGGVNILTTLIAIAFVDKFGRKPLLILGSIGMTLTLGTMASMFSRASVDAAGNPSLTGNAGIFALIAANLYVFCFGFSWGPVTWVLLGEMFNNQIRAAALSVAAAMQWIANFLVSTTFPPILQYFGLGAAYGIYTIAAAISLFFVLFFIRETKGIELEDM from the coding sequence ATGACCTTTACTACAGAACGTCGTAAATCCAACACCTTTTATGTCATTTTGATTGCGGGTGCTGCTGCTTTAGGTGGCTTTTTGTTTGGTTTTGATACCGCAGTGATCAACGGTGCAGTTGCGGCTTTATCCAAAACTTTTAATGCTAATAGTGTGCTGACTGGACTTGCTGTATCGCTGGCATTGTTAGGCTCTGCCATAGGAGCTTTTTATGCCGGGAAGATTGCCGATAGATATGGTCGAGTTAAGGCAATGCTAGTAGCTTCGGTGTTGTTTACTATCAGTGGCATTGGCTCTGGAATTGCCTTTACTATTTGGGACTTTATCTTTTGGCGACTATTAGGTGGGTTGGCGGTTGGTGCTGCTAGTGTGATTGCCCCAGCTTACATTGCCGAGTGTTCTCCGAGCAATTTACGCGGTAGGTTGGGATCTCTGCAACAACTAGCGATCGTTGTAGGAATTTTTATTTCCCTGCTTTGCGATTACTTTATTGCTGTGACAGCAGGTTCGGCGGAAGCACCATTTTTATTTGGCATTGCTGCTTGGCGGTGGATGTTTTGGACAGAAATTCCCCCAGCTGTACTGTATGGAATGGCCGCTTTAATGATTCCCGAATCTCCCCGCTACCTAGTTGCTCAAGGACGAGAACCAGAAGCAGCTAACGTTCTCTCTAAGATTCTTGGAGGTAACGTCATGGCAAAAATTGCCGAAATTCGCCAAACGGTAATGCGGGAACGTCAGCCTAAATTTTCTGACCTTTTAAGCAGAAGTGGCGGACTTCTGCCAATTGTTTGGGTGGGTATTGGTATATCTCTACTTCAGCAATTCGTTGGTATTAATGTCATTTTCTACTACAGCAGCGTTTTGTGGCGTGCAGTGGGCTTTTCAGAAAAGGATTCCCTAACAATTACAGTGATTACAGGGGGTGTAAATATTCTTACTACATTAATTGCGATCGCCTTTGTCGATAAATTTGGTCGCAAACCCCTGTTGATTTTAGGGTCAATAGGGATGACGTTGACCTTGGGAACAATGGCTTCTATGTTTAGCAGAGCTTCTGTTGATGCTGCTGGCAATCCTAGCCTAACCGGAAATGCAGGTATTTTCGCGCTGATTGCCGCCAACCTTTATGTATTTTGCTTCGGTTTCTCCTGGGGGCCAGTCACCTGGGTACTGTTAGGAGAAATGTTTAATAACCAGATTCGCGCTGCTGCACTTTCTGTTGCGGCTGCTATGCAATGGATAGCGAATTTTCTTGTTTCCACAACATTCCCTCCCATACTACAATATTTTGGCTTGGGTGCTGCCTACGGAATATATACAATTGCGGCGGCTATCTCACTCTTTTTCGTTCTTTTCTTTATTAGAGAAACCAAAGGTATTGAATTAGAGGATATGTAA
- a CDS encoding anthranilate synthase component II, whose translation MIIVIDNYDSFTYNLVQYLGELASEFPIASDIRVFRNDKITLEEIQALNPDAIVISPGPGRPEDAGISLKLIAQLGTNLPILGVCLGHQSIGQVFGGNIVSAPELMHGKTSQVTHTGVGVFQGLENPMIATRYHSLVIDRQTCPEVLEITAWVDDGTIMGVRHRNYPHIQGVQFHPESVLTSSGKQLLRNFLQQLQSYEIS comes from the coding sequence GTGATTATAGTTATTGATAATTACGACAGCTTTACATACAATCTGGTGCAGTATTTGGGGGAACTGGCATCTGAGTTTCCCATAGCATCGGATATACGAGTTTTTCGCAACGATAAGATAACGCTGGAGGAAATTCAGGCGCTAAATCCTGATGCGATCGTCATTTCTCCTGGGCCTGGTCGTCCAGAGGATGCAGGCATATCTTTAAAATTAATTGCCCAACTCGGCACTAACTTACCAATTCTAGGCGTATGTTTAGGACACCAGAGTATTGGTCAGGTGTTTGGTGGTAATATTGTCTCTGCTCCAGAGTTAATGCACGGCAAAACTTCTCAGGTAACTCATACTGGGGTCGGGGTGTTTCAAGGATTAGAAAATCCAATGATTGCCACCAGATATCACAGTCTAGTAATTGACCGCCAGACCTGTCCCGAAGTGTTAGAAATTACTGCTTGGGTGGATGATGGTACGATTATGGGAGTGAGACACCGGAACTATCCGCACATTCAAGGAGTCCAATTTCATCCAGAGAGTGTTCTCACATCTTCAGGAAAGCAGTTACTGCGAAATTTTCTCCAACAGTTACAGAGTTACGAGATTAGTTAA
- a CDS encoding MBL fold metallo-hydrolase, with protein sequence MKRRQLLGYAGAGLATAFVSNLGSHLPADAQSSGLGVQWLGHTSFLFTGGGARILVNPFRTIGCTARYRPPKVTADLVLISSQLLDEGAVEGLPSNPRLVYEPGVYEFKGIKLQGIAIAHDRKGGKRFGMNTAWKWTQGGVNILHLGGAAAPISIEQKILMGRPDVLFIPVGGSDKAYNAQEAKQAIEILNPKLIVPTHYRTQAADPAACDIAPLDEFLSLMQGVTVRRSNNDSINITSGNLPDSSTIQVLSYKF encoded by the coding sequence ATGAAAAGACGACAGTTGCTAGGCTATGCTGGGGCGGGATTAGCCACAGCTTTTGTCTCTAACCTTGGTTCCCATCTCCCGGCTGATGCCCAATCTAGCGGTTTAGGGGTGCAATGGTTGGGTCATACCAGTTTCCTATTTACTGGTGGTGGGGCGAGGATTCTTGTCAATCCCTTCCGCACAATTGGCTGTACAGCGCGTTACCGTCCACCAAAAGTTACAGCAGATTTAGTATTAATTAGTAGTCAATTGTTAGATGAAGGGGCAGTTGAAGGATTACCAAGTAATCCTCGACTTGTCTATGAACCCGGAGTTTATGAATTTAAAGGTATAAAACTTCAAGGAATTGCGATCGCCCACGATCGCAAGGGTGGCAAACGGTTTGGCATGAATACGGCTTGGAAATGGACACAAGGCGGGGTGAACATCCTCCATTTGGGTGGGGCGGCTGCACCTATTTCTATTGAGCAAAAAATCCTCATGGGGCGACCTGATGTCTTATTCATCCCCGTAGGTGGTAGCGATAAAGCTTACAATGCTCAAGAGGCCAAGCAAGCCATTGAGATATTAAATCCCAAACTTATAGTTCCCACCCATTACCGCACACAAGCTGCTGATCCTGCCGCTTGCGACATCGCCCCGCTAGACGAATTTCTGTCTTTAATGCAGGGCGTAACTGTGCGTCGTAGTAATAATGACAGTATTAATATTACTTCTGGCAATTTGCCTGATAGTAGTACGATTCAAGTTTTAAGTTATAAGTTTTGA
- a CDS encoding FG-GAP repeat domain-containing protein, protein MPDTNSQSRTDAFGLSLQKTNSLLSSLSTELSTPSFTTNTSSSYSSITSDLPIQIPGVSQNPNPNPYLTSAAISPDFNGDGKADKVWVNTQTGEIRIRLMDGANTLEEASLGQYDLNSWSYKIADFNSDGKTDFLLRNNNTGENDIALMDGTKVSSFVKLDTVDPGWTPSIGDFNGDRKTDIFWHNASTGQNAIWTMDGTTVVSANVLDTTDAAFTPTIVDFDGNGKSDVFWRNTTTGENKAWFMDGAQATEYDLQSQDAAWTYTLGDFNGDFKTDILWRNASTGENKIWTMNGILTSESTLNNQGSDWTANIGDFNGDGKTDILWHNTTSGANTAWLMDGGNVSSEAFLASNGAASTPNLGDYNGDGKTDIYWRDQTTGTDTLWTMDGTRASETQIANPLTPEWYTA, encoded by the coding sequence ATGCCAGACACAAACAGCCAGTCCAGAACAGACGCATTTGGTTTATCTTTGCAAAAAACAAACTCTTTATTATCATCTCTTTCAACGGAACTTTCCACCCCAAGCTTTACTACTAATACTAGTAGTAGTTATTCATCAATCACCTCTGATTTACCAATACAAATTCCTGGAGTAAGTCAGAATCCTAATCCTAATCCTTACTTAACCAGCGCCGCAATTTCACCTGATTTTAACGGCGATGGTAAAGCAGATAAAGTTTGGGTAAATACTCAAACAGGTGAAATTAGAATTAGGTTAATGGATGGAGCAAACACTTTAGAAGAAGCTTCTCTAGGACAGTATGACCTCAACAGTTGGTCTTATAAAATTGCTGACTTTAACAGTGATGGTAAGACAGACTTCCTGTTGCGGAATAACAACACAGGTGAAAATGATATTGCCTTAATGGATGGAACTAAAGTTTCTAGCTTTGTGAAGTTAGATACAGTTGATCCAGGTTGGACTCCCAGCATTGGCGATTTTAATGGCGATCGCAAGACTGATATTTTCTGGCATAATGCCAGCACTGGTCAAAATGCTATATGGACAATGGATGGTACAACCGTTGTTAGCGCTAACGTTTTAGATACTACAGATGCCGCCTTCACTCCTACCATCGTTGATTTCGATGGAAACGGTAAGAGTGATGTTTTCTGGAGAAATACAACCACTGGTGAAAATAAGGCTTGGTTCATGGATGGCGCACAAGCCACTGAGTATGATCTCCAATCACAAGACGCTGCTTGGACTTACACCCTTGGCGATTTCAACGGTGATTTCAAAACAGATATTCTCTGGCGCAATGCTAGCACCGGTGAGAACAAGATTTGGACAATGAATGGTATCCTCACCAGCGAAAGTACATTAAATAATCAGGGTTCTGATTGGACTGCCAACATCGGCGACTTCAACGGTGACGGCAAGACCGATATCCTCTGGCACAATACTACAAGTGGTGCGAATACTGCTTGGTTGATGGATGGAGGCAACGTTAGCAGTGAAGCCTTCCTCGCCAGCAATGGTGCAGCTTCTACTCCAAACCTTGGCGATTACAACGGTGATGGTAAGACTGATATTTACTGGCGTGATCAGACAACTGGTACAGACACTCTCTGGACTATGGATGGAACAAGAGCCAGCGAAACTCAGATTGCCAATCCTCTGACTCCAGAGTGGTACACTGCTTAG
- the pepP gene encoding Xaa-Pro aminopeptidase: MQTEYRQRREQLMAKIGNGTAIFRSAPMAVMHNDVEYAYRQDSDFFYLTGFNEPQAVAVLAPHHQEHRFILFVQPKDREKEVWSGYVCGVDAAKEIYGADEAYPISELDEKLPQYLEKADRLYYHLGRDRNFNDTILSHYQKLLRTYPRRGTGPIAIEDTSTILHGMRLIKSESELAHMRQAAAIATEAHNRAMQFAAPGRFEYEVQAEIEHIFRLRGAMGPAYPSIVASGANACVLHYIENTRKMQDGDLLLIDAGCAYDYYNSDITRTFPVSGKFTPEQKTLYEIVLEAQKQAIAQVKPGNTFKAVHDTAVRVITEGLVELGILQGEVDKIIEEEKYKPYYMHRTSHWLGLDVHDVGVYQHGEDKPQILQPGQVLTVEPGLYIVPDTKLAEDQPATDPRWVGIGIRIEDDVLVTPTGHEVLTAGVPKEVAEVER; the protein is encoded by the coding sequence ATGCAGACAGAATATCGGCAGCGTCGTGAGCAATTAATGGCAAAAATCGGGAATGGAACAGCCATTTTTCGTAGTGCGCCAATGGCAGTGATGCACAATGATGTGGAATATGCTTATCGTCAAGACAGCGACTTTTTCTATTTGACTGGTTTTAACGAACCGCAAGCTGTGGCTGTGTTAGCACCACATCATCAAGAACATCGGTTTATATTGTTTGTCCAACCCAAGGATCGGGAAAAAGAGGTTTGGAGTGGTTATGTCTGTGGGGTAGATGCAGCTAAAGAAATTTACGGTGCAGATGAAGCTTACCCCATATCTGAATTAGATGAAAAATTACCCCAGTATCTAGAAAAAGCCGATCGCCTTTATTACCATTTAGGACGCGATCGCAATTTTAACGATACTATTCTCAGCCATTATCAAAAACTGCTGCGAACATATCCCAGACGCGGAACGGGGCCAATAGCCATAGAAGATACCAGCACCATCCTACATGGCATGAGGCTAATTAAAAGTGAATCAGAGTTAGCACACATGCGTCAAGCAGCAGCGATCGCCACCGAAGCACACAACCGCGCCATGCAGTTCGCCGCACCAGGACGTTTTGAGTACGAAGTGCAGGCGGAAATTGAACATATATTCCGGCTGCGGGGTGCAATGGGGCCTGCTTATCCCTCAATTGTGGCTTCTGGTGCGAATGCTTGCGTTCTCCACTACATCGAAAATACCCGAAAGATGCAGGATGGAGATTTACTACTAATTGATGCTGGTTGTGCCTACGATTATTACAACTCAGATATTACCCGCACATTTCCAGTCAGTGGTAAGTTTACGCCAGAACAGAAAACACTATATGAAATTGTACTTGAAGCGCAAAAACAAGCGATCGCTCAAGTAAAACCAGGTAACACCTTTAAAGCTGTACATGATACAGCCGTGCGCGTTATCACAGAAGGTTTAGTAGAACTAGGTATTCTCCAGGGTGAAGTAGATAAGATAATTGAGGAAGAAAAATATAAGCCTTACTATATGCACCGTACTAGTCACTGGCTAGGTTTGGATGTGCATGATGTAGGCGTTTATCAACACGGTGAGGATAAACCGCAGATTTTACAACCAGGGCAAGTTTTAACAGTAGAACCTGGATTGTATATTGTCCCAGATACAAAGTTAGCAGAAGACCAACCAGCAACAGACCCGCGTTGGGTGGGGATTGGTATTCGCATTGAAGATGATGTATTGGTAACACCTACAGGACATGAGGTGTTAACGGCTGGAGTTCCCAAGGAAGTGGCTGAAGTGGAACGTTAA
- a CDS encoding thermonuclease family protein, with protein sequence MNSLIKKLLISVSVGMILLCLMGCERFFGATGDLVERVSDGDTLVVKDNEGNKVTVRFACVDAPEIAHTNKEKQSKRSRDRDQFSWGEKAQARVQELVKQAGDRVTLNITDSDRYGRKVAEVRLKDGTLVQQILIQEGLAKVYRPYLNRCPSKEIVQQAEAKAQQQKLGIWGDPKFVNPWEYRSLK encoded by the coding sequence ATGAATAGCTTGATTAAAAAATTACTGATTTCCGTCAGTGTAGGAATGATTTTATTATGTTTGATGGGTTGTGAGCGCTTTTTTGGTGCGACTGGGGATTTGGTAGAACGAGTTAGTGACGGTGATACTCTAGTTGTTAAGGATAATGAGGGGAATAAGGTTACTGTCCGGTTTGCTTGTGTAGATGCACCAGAAATTGCTCATACTAATAAAGAGAAGCAAAGTAAACGCTCTAGAGATCGCGATCAATTTAGTTGGGGTGAGAAAGCACAAGCACGGGTGCAAGAATTGGTGAAACAAGCAGGCGATCGCGTTACCTTAAATATTACTGATAGCGATCGTTATGGGCGTAAGGTTGCTGAGGTACGGCTGAAAGATGGTACTCTTGTACAACAAATATTAATACAGGAAGGTTTAGCTAAAGTCTACCGTCCTTATTTAAACAGATGTCCTAGCAAAGAGATAGTGCAGCAAGCTGAGGCTAAAGCCCAACAACAAAAATTAGGGATTTGGGGAGATCCTAAATTTGTCAATCCTTGGGAATATCGTAGCTTAAAATGA
- a CDS encoding response regulator: MYLTNLLISEENKQYSQQPLVLAVEDHDDSLLLISYTLESLGCRYICQKDSFATVLVAKEYQPDLIMLDILLPGLNGLEVVRQLKEQPLTKHIPVVAVTALAGQKDKQTIMSAGFDDYICKPYLIEELEAVINKILCDKFDLHSAYQLCSD; encoded by the coding sequence ATGTATCTTACAAATTTACTAATAAGTGAGGAAAACAAGCAATACTCTCAGCAGCCTTTAGTTTTGGCTGTTGAGGATCATGATGACAGTCTATTGCTTATTAGTTATACGCTTGAGTCACTTGGCTGTAGATACATATGCCAAAAAGACAGTTTTGCAACTGTACTGGTGGCAAAAGAGTACCAACCTGATCTAATTATGTTGGATATTTTACTACCAGGCCTAAATGGGCTTGAGGTTGTACGTCAGCTTAAAGAACAACCTTTAACTAAACATATTCCCGTAGTGGCTGTCACAGCTTTAGCTGGTCAAAAAGATAAACAAACAATTATGAGTGCAGGTTTTGATGATTACATCTGCAAACCATACTTGATTGAGGAATTAGAAGCAGTAATAAATAAAATCTTGTGTGATAAATTTGATTTACATTCAGCTTATCAACTATGTTCAGACTAG
- a CDS encoding AAA family ATPase produces MEFDYFRSNDNNHNNQNRQNLLASGWRPLNRDLDWGFLWQLLHSDTRELTQKSLNVASNLTEILGRKNYTWWANVLSLVSENTRYEIEKYWNYITPDPQSPDHRYKDVLSTETPILQFVSRNSIPIDYVLNRLQEITVLRLLALLDRPNIITQYHSERDFYYPVEKFINWERIDVINTVYAYWSQHDVWLQAETYDRGRRQYTIMSRNLSPLVNKATQDLAVMLSGYQSRVGKVFSQFPIRTFPADIQSFTDTVQQAILNQNQLAVVVHGEPGTGKTAWTQAVAKEILVPLGYVIFILDHDAITNFVPPTYLERICIIINEADNLAQNRASEVAQYSNKTEHILSLLDGTLYQSVIDEAGIHLKQRLVVLMTCNTTERLDPAMLRKGRVDLMYEFTQRYV; encoded by the coding sequence ATGGAATTTGATTACTTTAGAAGCAATGATAATAATCATAATAATCAAAATCGGCAAAATTTACTAGCTAGTGGTTGGCGACCATTGAACCGAGACTTAGACTGGGGCTTTTTATGGCAACTATTACATAGTGATACAAGAGAATTAACGCAAAAATCCTTAAATGTTGCTAGTAATCTTACTGAAATTTTGGGTAGGAAAAATTATACGTGGTGGGCTAATGTATTAAGTTTAGTATCGGAAAATACACGCTACGAAATCGAAAAATATTGGAATTATATAACTCCTGATCCACAATCACCAGACCATCGATATAAGGACGTTTTAAGTACAGAAACGCCTATACTACAATTTGTTAGCCGCAATAGTATTCCTATTGATTATGTTCTCAATAGATTGCAAGAAATTACTGTCTTGCGTCTCTTAGCATTATTAGATCGTCCCAATATCATTACTCAATATCATTCAGAAAGAGATTTTTATTATCCTGTAGAAAAGTTTATTAATTGGGAACGTATAGACGTTATCAATACAGTTTACGCTTATTGGTCACAACACGATGTTTGGCTACAAGCTGAAACTTACGATCGCGGACGGCGACAATATACTATCATGTCGAGAAATTTATCGCCATTAGTTAACAAAGCCACTCAAGATTTAGCTGTGATGCTGAGTGGTTATCAAAGCCGTGTGGGAAAAGTTTTTAGTCAATTTCCCATCCGCACTTTTCCCGCAGATATTCAAAGTTTTACTGATACAGTACAGCAAGCTATTCTCAATCAAAATCAGCTAGCAGTTGTAGTCCACGGAGAACCGGGAACAGGAAAAACTGCCTGGACACAAGCTGTAGCCAAAGAAATTCTTGTACCTTTAGGATATGTGATTTTTATTTTAGATCACGATGCTATTACTAACTTTGTCCCACCAACCTATTTAGAACGAATTTGCATTATTATCAATGAGGCGGATAATTTAGCACAAAATCGTGCTTCAGAAGTAGCTCAATATAGCAACAAAACAGAGCATATTTTAAGTTTATTAGATGGAACACTATACCAAAGTGTCATTGATGAAGCTGGGATTCATCTCAAGCAGCGTTTAGTTGTGTTGATGACTTGCAACACCACAGAAAGATTAGATCCGGCAATGTTAAGAAAGGGGAGAGTGGATTTAATGTATGAATTTACTCAACGCTATGTCTAG
- a CDS encoding GNAT family N-acetyltransferase, protein MKVYKFTDTGQFYQRVKDYLLKQEALHNLLLGICDGLIHNPERFLETPYLVTVEKEDNIIGVAMRTPPRNLLLSQFQDITAIPLLTQDVHSVFPSLPGVTAPKYESENFALAWSSLTNQTYQLKVALRAFQLEKVQQIPSARGYLRQAVQEDKELLVRWYQDFYLEALHETVLDAQQWAMWILQKGRAYLWQDESPVSITCSGSLTPNGVRINMVYTPPEYRRRGYASASVAALSQSLLNKGHQFCFLFTDLANPTANHIYQNIGYQPVGDWHEYSLG, encoded by the coding sequence ATGAAAGTTTATAAATTTACAGATACAGGTCAGTTTTATCAAAGAGTAAAAGATTACTTATTGAAGCAGGAAGCATTACATAATTTATTACTAGGAATCTGTGATGGCTTGATTCATAATCCAGAAAGATTCCTAGAAACACCTTATTTAGTAACTGTAGAGAAAGAGGATAACATTATAGGCGTGGCGATGAGAACGCCACCGCGAAATTTATTATTATCGCAATTTCAAGATATAACAGCTATTCCATTATTAACTCAAGATGTACATTCTGTATTTCCATCATTGCCAGGAGTAACCGCCCCTAAATACGAATCAGAAAACTTTGCTTTAGCTTGGTCTTCATTAACTAATCAAACTTATCAACTAAAGGTAGCATTACGAGCTTTTCAACTAGAAAAAGTTCAGCAAATCCCCTCCGCTAGAGGTTATTTACGCCAAGCTGTACAAGAAGATAAAGAGCTTTTAGTAAGATGGTATCAAGATTTTTACTTAGAAGCCCTTCATGAAACTGTATTGGATGCACAACAGTGGGCTATGTGGATTTTACAAAAAGGTAGAGCCTACTTATGGCAAGATGAAAGTCCTGTATCTATTACCTGTAGCGGTAGCTTAACACCTAATGGTGTACGCATAAATATGGTATACACTCCACCAGAGTACCGCCGTCGGGGTTATGCCAGCGCTAGTGTAGCGGCGTTGAGTCAATCTTTACTCAACAAAGGACATCAATTCTGTTTTTTGTTTACTGATTTAGCTAACCCTACTGCTAACCACATTTACCAAAATATTGGCTACCAACCTGTAGGCGATTGGCATGAATACTCTTTAGGTTGA
- a CDS encoding threo-3-hydroxy-L-aspartate ammonia-lyase, translated as MSPSNTVSINDIQTAQQRLTDIAHRTPVLTSQTVNDRTHSEVFFKCENFQRTGAFKFRGAYNALAQLSPAQKDKGVLTFSSGNHGQAIALAGKLLNIPTTVVMPDDAPTVKQTATKSYGAEIILYNRQQTNREELAQNLASDRALTLIPPYDHPHVIAGQGTAALELVQEVGELDLLLVCCGGGGLISGCAIAAKALLPNVRVIGVEPALADDATRSFYTQTLQTVTNPNTIADGARTPYLGKITFPLVLQHVDDMVTVSEEAIINTMFFLWERMKIVVEPTGVLATAALIEGIITAPGKRVGVIISGGNVDLTQFCHW; from the coding sequence ATGTCACCATCTAACACCGTCAGCATAAATGATATACAAACTGCTCAACAGCGCCTTACAGATATTGCCCATCGCACGCCTGTATTGACTTCTCAGACTGTGAACGATCGCACTCACAGCGAGGTATTCTTCAAATGTGAGAATTTTCAACGCACTGGGGCTTTTAAATTTAGGGGTGCGTATAATGCACTGGCACAGCTATCACCAGCGCAAAAAGACAAAGGTGTGCTGACTTTCTCATCAGGAAATCATGGACAAGCGATCGCCTTAGCAGGTAAGTTACTCAACATCCCGACAACTGTTGTCATGCCTGATGATGCACCAACAGTCAAGCAAACAGCCACCAAAAGCTACGGTGCAGAGATAATTTTATACAACAGGCAACAAACCAATCGTGAAGAACTAGCCCAAAATCTGGCAAGCGATCGCGCCTTAACTCTAATTCCTCCCTACGATCATCCGCATGTAATTGCTGGACAAGGTACAGCCGCTTTAGAACTAGTGCAAGAAGTCGGAGAATTAGACTTACTGTTAGTTTGTTGTGGCGGTGGGGGATTAATTTCCGGTTGTGCGATCGCAGCTAAAGCCCTTTTACCTAATGTGCGCGTCATTGGCGTAGAACCAGCACTAGCCGATGATGCCACCCGTTCTTTCTACACCCAAACTCTCCAAACCGTCACAAATCCTAATACAATCGCCGATGGTGCGCGTACTCCCTATCTTGGGAAAATTACCTTTCCTCTGGTCTTACAACACGTTGATGATATGGTGACAGTCTCAGAGGAAGCAATTATTAACACCATGTTTTTCCTCTGGGAACGCATGAAAATTGTCGTTGAACCCACTGGAGTATTAGCAACCGCCGCTTTAATTGAAGGTATCATCACCGCACCAGGGAAGAGAGTTGGTGTAATTATCAGTGGGGGAAACGTCGATTTAACGCAATTTTGTCATTGGTAA
- a CDS encoding amino acid permease — translation MIDQPEPRLFSRLEIEGNKLTHQPGSVLGSTALIAGTTVGAGILALPAVTMPSGIVPSTVLLIAIWLYALISGLLIAEVSLNSIRLEGRLSVGLLAMVERTLGKLGARIAGGAYLFLHYALLVAYVTQGGDILISAFAQVWGISATPTWLGGTVFTLLFGSILYFGREKFVEKLNSAFVAIVITSFFGLLLLGAGQVKSGQFLVQNWSAVGSAVSVMLVALFYHNVVPVVVTQLEGDSRKIRQSIFLGSAIPLVMFLAWNAVILGSVSPDVIQNDVNFDPLQILRAGGAGEWLGVLVSIFSEFAIATSFIGFVYGLLDFFEDIFVLSPGEPNKRLSLYSLILLPPMSLGAVNTHIFFTALDFAGTFSISILGGIIPALMTWKQRQSNHLQQILVPGGRLTLIAMIGVTSVLIIKQILGGE, via the coding sequence ATGATTGACCAACCAGAACCACGCTTGTTTTCTCGTCTCGAAATCGAGGGTAACAAATTAACCCATCAACCAGGTAGCGTGTTAGGTAGTACGGCATTAATTGCTGGGACAACCGTTGGTGCTGGTATTCTGGCATTACCTGCGGTGACAATGCCTTCTGGGATTGTGCCATCTACTGTATTACTGATAGCTATTTGGTTATACGCCTTAATCTCAGGACTGTTAATTGCAGAAGTCAGCTTAAACTCAATTCGTCTAGAGGGGCGTTTGAGTGTTGGCTTATTGGCAATGGTAGAACGTACCCTTGGTAAACTAGGAGCGAGAATTGCTGGTGGGGCGTATTTGTTTTTACATTATGCTTTATTAGTGGCTTATGTCACCCAAGGCGGAGATATTTTAATCTCTGCATTTGCCCAAGTATGGGGGATATCCGCAACGCCTACATGGCTGGGTGGAACAGTTTTTACGCTGTTATTTGGCAGCATCTTATATTTTGGACGAGAAAAGTTTGTCGAAAAATTAAATAGTGCTTTTGTTGCCATTGTGATTACGTCATTCTTTGGGTTGCTATTGTTAGGCGCAGGGCAAGTTAAAAGCGGACAGTTTTTAGTTCAAAATTGGAGTGCAGTGGGAAGTGCTGTATCTGTTATGTTGGTAGCACTTTTTTACCATAACGTTGTGCCTGTAGTAGTCACTCAACTAGAAGGAGATAGTCGCAAGATTCGCCAGTCTATTTTCTTGGGTTCAGCAATTCCCCTGGTTATGTTTTTGGCTTGGAATGCTGTAATTTTAGGTAGTGTCAGCCCAGATGTAATACAAAATGATGTGAATTTTGATCCATTGCAAATTCTCCGGGCTGGTGGTGCGGGAGAATGGTTAGGGGTATTGGTGTCTATCTTCTCCGAATTTGCGATCGCTACATCATTTATTGGCTTTGTTTACGGCTTACTCGATTTCTTCGAAGATATTTTTGTCCTCTCCCCAGGCGAACCGAATAAACGTTTATCGCTTTATTCCCTAATTCTCTTACCTCCTATGAGTTTAGGTGCGGTAAATACCCACATTTTCTTCACAGCACTAGATTTCGCTGGCACTTTCAGCATTTCTATCTTAGGTGGAATCATCCCAGCCTTGATGACTTGGAAACAACGCCAATCAAATCACCTTCAGCAAATCTTAGTTCCAGGGGGACGTTTAACACTGATAGCCATGATTGGAGTAACATCAGTTCTCATCATCAAACAAATTCTAGGTGGGGAGTGA